GCCTCGTGCAGCGCCGGGTACGACCCGGACAGCTCGACGCAGACGTCCGCGCCGCGACCGTCGGCGGCGGCGCGCAGCACCGTGGCGGCGGACGCGACGGCGGCGTCGACGGTCAGCCGGGCGCCGAGGCGCGCGGCGACCTCCAGCCGGGCGGGCACCCGGTCCACGGCGACCACCCGGGCACCGGAGAGGGCGGCGAGCCGGGTGCCGAGCAGCCCGATCACGCCCTGCCCGAAGACGCCCACCCAGTCGCCGAGGTGCAGGTCACCGGCGAGGACGGCGGTGAGCGCGATGGCGCCGGGGCGGGCGAAGACGGCGGTGAGGGGGTCCACCCCGGCCGGCAGCGGGCTGACCGCGCCGGCCGGCAGGACTGCCTCGGCACGGTGTCCCCAGATGCCCCAGACGAGCTGGCCCGGGTGGCGGTCGGGGACGTCGGGGGCGACCTCGACGACCTCCCCGACCTCCTCGTAGCCGAAGCCTGCGACCGGGTAGGGGGTGGGGTTCTGGCGGGGCACGAACATCCGGGTGGCGTCGTCCCACTGTTTGGTGAGGCGGGGATTGCTGCCCCGGTAGAGGGTCAGCTCGGTGCCGGCGGAGATGCCGGAGTAGCAGGTGCGGACGCGGACCTGGCCGAGGCCGAGCGGGTCCGCGGGGCAGGGCTCGAGGCTGATCCGTCGAGGCCCGGCCAGAGAGACAACCCAATTGCCCATGGCGTCGCTCCAGGGAAGTACCGGAGGCCATTCTACCAGCTAAATCGGCATATGCGGTTGAATCGATGTATCGATGGGTATAGAAGGCTCGATGTACCCTTCGAGAGGAGTGCCGCCGATGCCAGCTTCTCCGGTGCGCCTGCTGGCCACCACCCTGATCCTCGCAGTTGCCGGGGTCGGAACGGTGGCCTGCGGCGACGACGCGCAGAAAAGTGACAGTTCCCAGATCACCGTCTGGAGCCTGGAGGACGTCGCCGACCGGGTGAACGCCACCAAGGCGATCATCGCCGACTACACCGCGAAGACCGGCGTGAAGGTCAACCTGGTCGCCGTCAACGAGGACCAGTTCCCGTCCCTGATCGCCTCCAGCGCCGCCGCCGGCGACCTGCCGGACGTGGTCGGCTCGGTGTCGCTGGCCGGCATCCGCACGCTGTCCGGCAACGACCTGCTGCACCCCGACGCCAACGCGAAGATCGTCGAGAAGCTGGGTCGGGACACCTTCTCGCCGCGGGCCCTGGAGCTCACCTCCGACGACGGGAAGCAGCTCGCCGTCCCCAGCGACGGCTGGGGCCAGCTGCTGGTCTACCGCAAGGACCTCTTCGCCGCCGCCGGCCTGCCCGCCCCCGACACGTACGACAGGATCGCCGCCGCGGCGGCGAAGCTGAACACCGGCGGGGTCGCCGGCATCACCGCCGCCACCGCCCCCGGTGACGTCTTCACCCAGCAGACCTTCGAACACCTGGCGCTGGCCAACAACTGCCAGCTCACCGACGACGCCGGGAAGGTGAAGCTGGACTCCCCCGAGTGCGTCGAGGCGTTCCGCTTCTACGGCGACCTGGTGCGCAACCACTCGGTGAAGGGCGCGCAGGACGTGGACACCACCCGGGCCACCTACTTCGCCGGCAAGGCGGCCATGGTGATCTGGTCGCCGTTCATCCTCGACGAGCTGGCCGGGCTGCGCAACGACGCCCGGCCCACCTGCCCGCAGTGCCAGTCCGACCCGGCGTTCCTGGCGAAGAACAGCGGCTTCGTCACCGCGATCAAGGGCCCGAACGGCACCGAGCCCGCCCAGTACGGCGAGATCAGCTCCTGGGCGGTGCTCGACGGGGCCGCCTCCCCGGCGTCCTCGTTCGTGGAGTACCTGCTCTCCGACGGCTACCCCCGCTGGTTCGGCATGTCCCCCGAGGGACGCGTCCCGGTACGCCGGGGCACCCCGGACGACAAGGACAAGTTCCTCACCGCCTGGACCACCAGCCCGGCCGGGGTGGACACCAAGAAGCCGCTCTCCCAGGTGTACGGCGACGACGTGCTGGCCACCCTGCGCCGCAGCCCGGACACCTTCGGGCGCTGGGGGCTGCCGCAGGGGCAGGGGAAGCTGGTCGGCGCGATCCTCGGCGAGCTGCCCGTACCGAAGGCCCTGGCCGACGTGGCGGGCGGGAAGTCCGACGCCGCCGCGGCGGCCGCGCGGGCCCGCAGGGACGTCGAGGCGATCGCCAAGGGGGTGAATTGAGCACCACGGCGCCGGAGGCCGGCCGCTCCCCCACCCGGGAGCGGCCCACCCCCGGCCGCCGCCGCCCGCTCACCCTGCGCCGCCGCGAGTCCCGCGCCGGGCTCGCCCTGGTCGCGCCGACCCTGCTCGTCGTGGTCGCGGTGATCGGCATCCCGATCGTCTGGACCGTGGTGCTGGCCTTCCAACGGGTACGCCTCGCCACCCTGCGCAAGACCGGCCTCTTCGGCGAGCTGACCCTGGGCAACTTCGACCGGGTGCTGCACACGCCCGGGTTCGCCGACACGCTCTGGACCACCCTGCTCTACAGCGTCGGCGGGACGTTCGGCTCGATCGCGCTCGGCCTGGTCGCCGCGCTGGTCGTCCGTCGCCCGTTCCGGGGCCGCACCCTGGTCCGGGCGTCGATGCTGCTGCCGTACGTGGCGCCGGTGGTGGCGGTCGCCTTCGTCTGGCAGGTGATGCTCGACCCGCAGCTCGGCATCGTCAACGACTGGGGCCGCCGGTTCCTCGGCTGGGACGCCCCGGTGGCGTTCCTGTCGCAGGACTCCACCGCCCTGTGGACCGTGATCGCGTTCGAGGCGTGGCGCTACTTCCCGTTCGCGTTCCTGTTCCTGCTGGCCCGGCTCCAGGCGGTGCCCGGCGAGCTGGAGGAGGCCGCCCGGGTCGACGGGGCCACGCCGACGCAGCGCTTCCGGCACATCCTGCTGCCGCAGCTGATGCCGGTGATCGGCCTGCTGGGGGTGCTGCGGTTCATCATGACGTTCAACAAGTTCGACGACGTCTATCTGCTCACCGGTGGCTCGGCCGGCACCGAGGTGGTCAGCGTCCGGGTCTACCAGTTCCTGACCGCGCGTACCGACATCGGTGCGGCGGCGGCGCAGGCGGTCGTCCTGGCCGTGGTGCTGATCGTGTTCGTCGCGATCTACCTGCGCTTCTTCTCCGGCCGACAGGAGGCGTGATGGACCGCGACCGGATCGAGACCGTTTCGCTGCGCTGGCTGCGGCGCCTGGTGATCGCCGCCTTCCTGCTGGTCACCCTGCTGCCGTTC
The Micromonospora sp. R77 DNA segment above includes these coding regions:
- a CDS encoding zinc-binding alcohol dehydrogenase, yielding MGNWVVSLAGPRRISLEPCPADPLGLGQVRVRTCYSGISAGTELTLYRGSNPRLTKQWDDATRMFVPRQNPTPYPVAGFGYEEVGEVVEVAPDVPDRHPGQLVWGIWGHRAEAVLPAGAVSPLPAGVDPLTAVFARPGAIALTAVLAGDLHLGDWVGVFGQGVIGLLGTRLAALSGARVVAVDRVPARLEVAARLGARLTVDAAVASAATVLRAAADGRGADVCVELSGSYPALHEAIRATAPGGRVVAAGFYQGYAAGLALGEEFHHNRIQLVAAQVSGPAPLPGLAGRWTGTRIAHTFMDLVAEGSVDPLPLVSHVVDAGAVADALTLLDRGDGDVLQVVLRF
- a CDS encoding ABC transporter substrate-binding protein; translated protein: MPASPVRLLATTLILAVAGVGTVACGDDAQKSDSSQITVWSLEDVADRVNATKAIIADYTAKTGVKVNLVAVNEDQFPSLIASSAAAGDLPDVVGSVSLAGIRTLSGNDLLHPDANAKIVEKLGRDTFSPRALELTSDDGKQLAVPSDGWGQLLVYRKDLFAAAGLPAPDTYDRIAAAAAKLNTGGVAGITAATAPGDVFTQQTFEHLALANNCQLTDDAGKVKLDSPECVEAFRFYGDLVRNHSVKGAQDVDTTRATYFAGKAAMVIWSPFILDELAGLRNDARPTCPQCQSDPAFLAKNSGFVTAIKGPNGTEPAQYGEISSWAVLDGAASPASSFVEYLLSDGYPRWFGMSPEGRVPVRRGTPDDKDKFLTAWTTSPAGVDTKKPLSQVYGDDVLATLRRSPDTFGRWGLPQGQGKLVGAILGELPVPKALADVAGGKSDAAAAAARARRDVEAIAKGVN
- a CDS encoding carbohydrate ABC transporter permease; protein product: MSTTAPEAGRSPTRERPTPGRRRPLTLRRRESRAGLALVAPTLLVVVAVIGIPIVWTVVLAFQRVRLATLRKTGLFGELTLGNFDRVLHTPGFADTLWTTLLYSVGGTFGSIALGLVAALVVRRPFRGRTLVRASMLLPYVAPVVAVAFVWQVMLDPQLGIVNDWGRRFLGWDAPVAFLSQDSTALWTVIAFEAWRYFPFAFLFLLARLQAVPGELEEAARVDGATPTQRFRHILLPQLMPVIGLLGVLRFIMTFNKFDDVYLLTGGSAGTEVVSVRVYQFLTARTDIGAAAAQAVVLAVVLIVFVAIYLRFFSGRQEA